From a region of the Constantimarinum furrinae genome:
- a CDS encoding DUF1697 domain-containing protein, giving the protein MKDLRALFERIGYSEVASYIQSGNMVFSSESDTEHDKRISEAIEEAYGWDVPVLVKTSDEIKAILDECPFPKEKKESAYFMLLFKQPVKEDIERLKTFQFQDEEFVLSPKCIYFYSAVDPGKSKLNNNFFEKKLKVTATTRNFRTLQKLVELSD; this is encoded by the coding sequence ATGAAGGATTTGAGAGCGCTTTTTGAACGTATCGGGTACAGCGAGGTTGCTAGTTATATCCAAAGTGGGAATATGGTGTTTTCTTCTGAAAGCGATACAGAACATGATAAACGTATTTCTGAAGCCATAGAAGAAGCGTATGGCTGGGATGTGCCGGTTTTGGTAAAAACTTCAGATGAAATAAAAGCCATATTGGACGAATGTCCATTTCCGAAGGAAAAAAAAGAATCGGCCTATTTTATGTTATTGTTTAAACAGCCTGTAAAAGAAGATATAGAACGGTTAAAAACATTTCAGTTTCAAGATGAAGAGTTCGTTCTGTCCCCAAAATGTATCTATTTTTATTCTGCTGTGGATCCCGGCAAATCGAAATTAAACAACAACTTCTTTGAGAAAAAACTAAAGGTCACTGCTACTACTCGCAACTTCCGAACTTTGCAAAAACTTGTCGAATTGAGTGATTAA
- a CDS encoding BaiN/RdsA family NAD(P)/FAD-dependent oxidoreductase produces MLNNFDILIIGGGAAGFFTAINTAELNPNVSIAILERGKEVLTKVRVSGGGRCNVTHAQFIPKELSQNYPRGEKELLGPFHTFMTGDTIAWFSNRGIELKTEEDGRIFPASDSSQTIIDCFESEAQRLGVSVLKGHSVKNIKKENDTWSLITSEGTFEATKLVVASGSNTKVWGILERLGHSMVTPVPSLFTFNIDDERIKDLPGLSTSASVSVMDHRGKVVLESDGPLLITHWGMSGPAILKLSAWGARILNKLDYQFTIKVNWMEMASKDEALEYLKTAKQQFGRKTVSKRPHFDLPKRLWQSLVHASGIEETMKWADVTSAELKLLSKQLTEAEFKVVGKSTFKEEFVTAGGVELKEVNFKTFESKLHKNLYFAGEVLNIDAITGGFNFQNAWTGGYMVAHALAQEEL; encoded by the coding sequence GTGCTTAACAATTTCGACATACTCATAATTGGCGGCGGTGCGGCCGGGTTCTTTACCGCGATAAATACGGCTGAACTAAATCCGAATGTATCAATAGCCATTTTAGAAAGAGGAAAAGAAGTACTCACCAAGGTAAGAGTGTCGGGAGGCGGTCGCTGTAATGTTACTCATGCACAATTTATTCCGAAGGAATTATCCCAAAACTATCCACGAGGAGAAAAAGAGCTTTTGGGGCCGTTTCATACCTTTATGACGGGTGATACCATAGCATGGTTCTCTAATCGCGGAATCGAATTGAAAACTGAAGAAGACGGAAGAATCTTTCCGGCTTCCGATTCCTCACAAACCATTATCGATTGTTTTGAAAGTGAAGCACAAAGGCTTGGAGTTTCAGTGTTAAAAGGACATTCCGTAAAAAACATTAAAAAAGAGAACGATACATGGTCGTTAATTACGAGTGAGGGAACTTTTGAAGCGACAAAACTGGTGGTGGCATCCGGGAGTAATACTAAAGTTTGGGGAATACTTGAACGACTGGGACATTCTATGGTAACTCCGGTTCCTTCCTTGTTTACTTTTAATATTGATGATGAGCGAATCAAAGATCTGCCGGGACTGTCTACAAGTGCCTCTGTTTCAGTGATGGATCATAGGGGTAAAGTGGTGCTGGAAAGTGATGGTCCCCTGTTAATTACGCATTGGGGCATGAGTGGCCCTGCCATACTAAAGCTATCGGCCTGGGGAGCCCGAATACTCAATAAATTGGATTATCAGTTCACAATAAAGGTCAATTGGATGGAAATGGCTTCCAAGGATGAAGCTTTGGAGTATCTAAAAACGGCTAAACAACAATTTGGAAGGAAAACAGTAAGCAAACGCCCGCATTTTGACTTACCAAAACGGTTGTGGCAAAGCTTGGTTCACGCGTCGGGAATAGAAGAAACTATGAAATGGGCCGATGTTACTTCGGCTGAACTAAAGTTATTGAGCAAACAGCTAACAGAAGCCGAATTCAAGGTGGTTGGAAAGAGTACCTTTAAAGAAGAATTCGTTACGGCAGGTGGTGTTGAACTGAAGGAAGTAAATTTTAAAACCTTTGAAAGTAAACTACATAAAAATCTGTATTTTGCCGGAGAAGTACTTAATATAGATGCCATCACCGGTGGTTTCAATTTTCAGAATGCATGGACCGGCGGGTATATGGTGGCACATGCATTGGCTCAGGAAGAATTATGA
- a CDS encoding tail fiber domain-containing protein, with amino-acid sequence MKRYLFLTVIIIISSVSLAQVGIGTVTPNSSAALDITSTDSGILIPRMTEAQRTAILTPATGLLVYQTDNTTGFWFYSGSGWANLSVGGATGEFQSIGGVVQNISNPISDDFVFGSTTLSGSEARFFFDKSKGAFRAGIVSGSQWDDSNVGSGSIALGPETTASGVNSIAFQGGTATETNSVSIGPNTQAASEGSIALGDGSTVGSSSNYGNSIGFLNSVSAAYGTAIGYENAASGERSFAFGANAIASGIAATAFNNSTASGSGSFAGIGATASGQNAIALQGGNASGLNSISIGSNTQAPSEGSIALGDGSTVGSSSNYGNSIGFLNSVSAAYGTAIGYENAASGERSFAFGANAIASGIAATAFNNSTASGNGSFAGIGATASGQNAIALQGGNASGLNSISIGSNTQAPSEGSIALGDGSTVGSSSNYGNSIGFLNSVSAAYGTAIGYENAASGERSFAFGANAIASGIAATAFNNSTASGNGSFAGIGATASGQNAIALQGGNASGLNSISIGSNTQAPSEGSIALGDGSTVGSSSNYGNSIGFLNSVSAAYGTAIGYENAASGERSFAFGANAIASGIAATAFNNSTASGSGSFAGIGATASGQNAIALQGGNASGLNSISIGSNTQAPSEGSIALGDGSTVGTSSNYGNSIGFLNSVSAAYGTAIGYENAASGERSFAFGANAIASGIAATAFNNSTASGNGSFAGIGATASGQNAIALQGGNASGLNSISIGADTEASGESAIAIGDNLEALSFRETVLGFNSVVYVPSSTTTSNANDRLFVIGNGDATLSIPSTNNAFTILKDGRTGIMRIPTTNMLEIEGNASKSTAGDWLANSDKRLKKNIETFNEEEALNKLMQLRGVTYVWDDNKTGSKRPNGIQYGFIAQEIEEVFPENVAMDNLGYYQTSYGTYDAMYVQSIKALNSKIEHLEEENLELKEQIKKIYELLKTQQESTANGN; translated from the coding sequence ATGAAAAGATATTTATTTCTTACTGTTATTATTATTATTTCCTCAGTATCCCTAGCCCAGGTGGGCATAGGAACTGTTACACCAAATTCATCTGCCGCATTAGATATTACCAGCACAGATTCCGGAATATTAATACCAAGAATGACCGAAGCTCAACGAACGGCCATTCTTACGCCAGCGACCGGTCTTTTGGTTTATCAAACCGATAATACAACAGGGTTTTGGTTTTATAGTGGTTCGGGATGGGCAAATTTATCGGTTGGAGGTGCAACTGGAGAGTTTCAAAGTATTGGCGGAGTTGTTCAGAATATAAGCAACCCCATATCTGATGATTTTGTTTTTGGAAGCACTACTCTTTCCGGCTCCGAAGCACGATTTTTCTTCGACAAAAGTAAAGGAGCCTTTAGAGCCGGAATAGTTTCCGGTTCGCAATGGGACGATAGTAACGTTGGTTCTGGCTCTATTGCCTTAGGGCCAGAAACAACAGCCTCCGGAGTAAATTCAATTGCATTTCAAGGGGGAACTGCCACTGAAACAAACAGTGTATCCATAGGACCCAACACCCAAGCCGCCTCCGAAGGATCGATCGCACTGGGAGATGGTAGCACCGTAGGCTCATCTTCAAACTACGGTAACAGCATCGGATTCTTAAACAGCGTATCGGCGGCTTATGGAACCGCCATTGGATACGAAAACGCAGCTTCAGGAGAACGAAGTTTTGCCTTTGGTGCCAATGCTATCGCATCGGGGATCGCGGCAACAGCTTTCAATAATTCAACAGCGTCAGGAAGCGGCAGCTTTGCCGGAATCGGTGCAACAGCTTCAGGACAAAATGCCATCGCTCTGCAGGGAGGAAATGCCTCCGGGTTAAACAGTATTTCCATTGGATCGAACACACAAGCCCCTTCCGAAGGATCGATCGCACTGGGAGACGGTAGCACCGTAGGCTCATCATCAAACTACGGTAACAGCATCGGATTCTTAAATAGCGTATCGGCAGCTTATGGAACCGCCATTGGATACGAAAACGCAGCTTCAGGAGAACGAAGTTTTGCCTTTGGTGCCAATGCTATCGCATCGGGGATCGCGGCAACAGCTTTCAATAATTCAACAGCGTCAGGAAACGGCAGCTTTGCCGGAATCGGTGCAACAGCTTCAGGACAAAATGCCATCGCCCTGCAGGGAGGAAATGCCTCCGGGCTAAACAGTATTTCCATTGGATCGAACACACAAGCCCCTTCCGAAGGATCGATCGCACTGGGAGACGGTAGCACCGTAGGCTCATCTTCAAACTACGGTAACAGCATCGGATTCTTAAACAGCGTATCGGCAGCTTATGGAACCGCCATTGGATACGAAAACGCAGCTTCAGGAGAACGAAGTTTTGCCTTTGGTGCCAATGCTATCGCATCGGGGATCGCGGCAACAGCTTTCAATAATTCAACAGCGTCAGGAAACGGCAGCTTTGCCGGAATCGGTGCAACAGCTTCAGGACAAAATGCCATCGCCCTGCAGGGAGGAAATGCCTCCGGGCTAAACAGTATTTCCATTGGATCGAACACACAAGCCCCTTCCGAAGGATCGATCGCACTGGGAGACGGTAGCACCGTAGGCTCATCTTCAAACTACGGTAACAGCATCGGATTCTTAAACAGCGTATCGGCAGCTTATGGAACCGCCATTGGATACGAAAACGCAGCTTCAGGAGAACGAAGTTTTGCCTTTGGTGCCAATGCTATCGCATCGGGGATCGCGGCAACAGCTTTCAATAATTCAACAGCGTCAGGAAGCGGCAGCTTTGCCGGAATCGGAGCAACAGCTTCAGGACAAAATGCCATCGCCCTGCAGGGAGGAAATGCCTCCGGGCTAAACAGTATTTCCATTGGATCGAACACACAAGCCCCTTCCGAAGGATCGATCGCACTGGGAGACGGTAGTACCGTAGGCACATCATCAAACTACGGTAACAGCATCGGATTCTTAAATAGCGTATCGGCAGCTTATGGAACCGCCATTGGATACGAAAACGCAGCTTCAGGAGAACGAAGTTTTGCCTTTGGTGCCAATGCTATCGCATCGGGGATCGCGGCAACAGCTTTCAATAATTCAACAGCGTCAGGAAACGGCAGCTTTGCCGGAATCGGTGCAACAGCTTCAGGACAAAATGCCATCGCTCTGCAGGGAGGAAATGCCTCCGGGCTAAACAGTATTTCCATTGGAGCAGATACTGAAGCTTCGGGAGAAAGTGCTATAGCTATTGGCGACAATTTGGAAGCTCTTTCTTTTAGAGAGACCGTTCTTGGATTTAATTCGGTAGTTTATGTTCCAAGCAGTACCACCACTAGCAATGCCAATGACAGATTATTTGTGATTGGAAATGGAGATGCGACCTTAAGTATTCCTTCTACAAATAATGCGTTTACTATTCTAAAAGATGGCCGTACAGGTATTATGCGTATCCCAACGACCAATATGTTGGAGATAGAAGGAAATGCCTCTAAATCGACTGCCGGTGATTGGCTCGCAAACAGTGATAAAAGATTGAAGAAGAATATAGAAACTTTCAACGAAGAGGAAGCACTTAATAAACTAATGCAGCTAAGAGGAGTGACCTATGTATGGGATGATAATAAAACCGGAAGCAAACGTCCAAATGGAATTCAGTATGGATTTATAGCACAGGAAATTGAGGAAGTATTTCCCGAAAATGTGGCCATGGATAATCTGGGGTATTATCAAACTTCCTACGGCACTTATGATGCCATGTATGTACAGTCAATAAAGGCATTAAACAGTAAAATAGAACACCTGGAGGAAGAAAATTTAGAATTAAAGGAACAAATAAAAAAAATATACGAACTGCTTAAAACCCAACAAGAATCAACAGCTAACGGCAATTAA